One part of the Xylanimonas allomyrinae genome encodes these proteins:
- a CDS encoding universal stress protein — MVRWCQGVVAGVDGSEEGYRALDWAAGAADRHDARLTVIGAFVVPLVPVPVGGVMSAAGLHAGTDRVVERALVRLGARRPGGRQVATEVVPGAAAHVLVQRSRLANLIVVGRRGLGAVNRLLAGSVSSAVAAMAHG; from the coding sequence ATGGTCAGGTGGTGCCAGGGCGTCGTCGCCGGTGTGGACGGCTCCGAAGAGGGGTACCGGGCGCTGGACTGGGCGGCCGGCGCGGCCGACCGTCACGACGCACGCCTGACCGTCATCGGGGCCTTCGTCGTCCCCCTCGTGCCCGTCCCCGTCGGCGGCGTGATGTCCGCGGCAGGGCTGCACGCGGGGACCGACCGTGTGGTCGAGCGGGCCCTGGTGCGCCTGGGGGCGCGGCGGCCCGGGGGCCGCCAGGTCGCGACGGAGGTCGTGCCGGGGGCCGCCGCGCACGTGCTGGTGCAGCGCTCACGGCTGGCGAACCTCATCGTCGTCGGACGGCGCGGGCTGGGCGCCGTCAACCGGCTGCTCGCCGGGTCGGTGTCGTCGGCCGTCGCCGCGATGGCACACGGGTAG
- a CDS encoding response regulator has translation MNPVRVFLVDDHEVVRRGVADLLGAEPDLEVVGEAGTAAEAVARVPALAPDVVVLDVRLPDGDGVTVCRELRATLDVACLMLTSFDDDDALFDAILAGAAGYVLKQVRGTDLVEAIRTVAAGGSTLDPRAAERVMARMRSQARNDDPLAALTHQEQRILALIGQGMTNRQIGAELFLAEKTVKNYVSSLLAKLGLERRVQAAVLATKLGRAEPTR, from the coding sequence ATGAACCCGGTCCGTGTGTTCCTGGTGGACGACCACGAGGTGGTCCGGCGCGGCGTCGCCGACCTGCTCGGCGCCGAGCCCGACCTCGAGGTGGTGGGGGAGGCCGGCACCGCAGCCGAGGCCGTCGCGCGGGTGCCGGCGCTCGCGCCCGACGTCGTCGTCCTCGACGTGCGGCTGCCCGACGGCGACGGCGTGACCGTGTGCCGCGAGCTGCGCGCCACGCTCGACGTGGCGTGCCTGATGCTCACGTCGTTCGACGACGACGACGCGCTGTTCGACGCGATCCTCGCCGGCGCGGCCGGGTACGTGCTCAAGCAGGTGCGCGGCACGGACCTCGTCGAGGCGATCCGGACGGTCGCCGCCGGTGGGTCGACGCTCGACCCGCGCGCGGCCGAACGAGTCATGGCCCGGATGCGGTCACAGGCCCGCAACGACGACCCGCTGGCCGCGCTGACGCACCAGGAGCAGCGGATCCTGGCGCTCATCGGCCAGGGCATGACCAACCGGCAGATCGGCGCCGAGCTGTTCCTCGCGGAGAAGACCGTCAAGAACTACGTGTCGAGCCTGCTGGCGAAGCTGGGACTGGAGCGCCGGGTCCAGGCGGCCGTCCTGGCCACCAAGCTGGGACGCGCCGAACCGACGCGCTGA
- a CDS encoding universal stress protein gives MPGAASGTAPRRVLVGVASDENPEPMLDAAFDEASLLGAPIEVVHAVDPGPLEAVLDAYEGWGETWRAATLEGVRADIARWAAAHPTVPCTTHVEDGRAADALLRMARADDLIVVGGGPTCARPGACWGRCLTSCSARRPAR, from the coding sequence GTGCCTGGGGCCGCGTCGGGGACGGCGCCGCGCCGCGTCCTCGTCGGCGTCGCCTCGGACGAGAACCCGGAGCCGATGCTCGACGCGGCGTTCGACGAGGCCTCGCTGCTCGGGGCACCCATCGAGGTGGTCCATGCGGTCGACCCCGGGCCGCTCGAAGCGGTGCTCGACGCCTACGAGGGGTGGGGCGAGACCTGGCGGGCCGCGACCCTCGAGGGGGTGCGCGCGGACATCGCACGCTGGGCTGCCGCACATCCCACGGTGCCGTGCACGACCCATGTCGAGGACGGCAGGGCGGCCGACGCGCTGCTGCGGATGGCGCGCGCAGACGACCTGATCGTCGTCGGGGGCGGTCCCACCTGCGCACGACCGGGCGCCTGCTGGGGTCGGTGCCTGACGAGCTGCTCCGCTCGGCGCCCTGCGCGGTGA
- a CDS encoding beta-glucosidase family protein gives MPEVSERVRALHAQMTLEEKLAQIVGYWLDQGGNTVAPMQGEMAADTAGTPLEEITRHGLGQYTRVYGTRPVDPASRAAWLWAEQRRLKRETRLGIPALVHEECLTGLAAWQAATFPTPLAWGASFDPELVYEAGHVIGESMHALGVHQGLAPVMDVIRDPRWGRVDECIGEDPYLVGTVGTSYVRGLQDAGVHATLKHFVGYSGSRAGRNHAPVYAGPREVADVFLPPFEMAILDGGVKSVMNSYTDLDGVPMAANADYLTGVLREKLGFDGVVVADYFAVAFLEVMHAVAADRGEAAALAIEAGIDIELPTGDAYLAPLAEKVRSGEVDEAFVDRAVLRALRQKEELGLLDADAFEDEPPASIDLDSPKHQDIARRLAEESVVLLANDGVLPLGRGTVPARVAVIGPNAHRTEALQGCYSFANHVLAHYPDHEPGFHIPTVHEALGTAFAEAGLAQPELVHVEGCAVEGEDRSGFGAAVEAAVGADVAVVVVGDQAGLFGRGTVGEGNDSESLELPGVQRELVEAVLATGTPVVMVLLTGRPYAINWALDGVAGRRPGAVLQAFFPGEGGGLAIADVLTGRVNPSGRLPVSLPRSTGSQPYSYLHPILGGPSDVTSTDSTPLRPFGFGLSYTTFAYTDLVVDRTVAAGGTFTAAVTVTNTGDVAGTEPVQLYGHDVLGSITRPVAQLLGYQRVSLDAGASARLTFEVPTTRFAFSDRRMVKVVEPGDVEVWVASHATASESTASAQESTGGAITNEKAATRIEIPGVATARATLTIEGPLHEVTNADPRRVTATVA, from the coding sequence ATGCCCGAGGTGTCCGAGCGTGTGCGCGCGTTGCACGCGCAGATGACCCTCGAGGAGAAGCTGGCCCAGATCGTCGGGTACTGGCTCGACCAGGGCGGCAACACCGTCGCCCCGATGCAGGGCGAGATGGCGGCCGACACGGCCGGCACGCCGCTCGAGGAGATCACCCGGCACGGCCTCGGCCAGTACACGCGCGTCTACGGCACACGGCCCGTCGACCCCGCCTCGCGCGCGGCCTGGCTGTGGGCCGAGCAGCGCCGCCTCAAGCGCGAGACGCGCCTGGGCATCCCCGCGCTCGTCCACGAGGAGTGCCTCACCGGCCTCGCCGCCTGGCAGGCCGCGACCTTCCCGACGCCGCTCGCCTGGGGTGCGTCCTTCGACCCCGAGCTCGTGTACGAGGCAGGCCACGTCATCGGCGAGTCCATGCACGCGCTCGGCGTCCACCAGGGCCTCGCGCCCGTCATGGACGTCATCCGCGACCCGCGCTGGGGTCGCGTCGACGAGTGCATCGGCGAGGACCCGTACCTCGTCGGCACCGTCGGCACCTCGTACGTGCGCGGCCTTCAGGACGCCGGCGTGCACGCCACGCTCAAGCACTTCGTCGGATACTCCGGCTCGCGCGCCGGGCGCAACCACGCGCCCGTCTACGCCGGGCCGCGCGAGGTCGCCGACGTCTTCCTGCCCCCGTTCGAGATGGCCATCCTCGACGGCGGCGTCAAGTCGGTCATGAACTCCTACACCGACCTCGACGGCGTGCCCATGGCGGCGAACGCCGACTACCTGACGGGCGTCCTGCGCGAGAAGCTCGGGTTCGACGGCGTCGTCGTCGCCGACTACTTCGCCGTCGCGTTCCTCGAGGTCATGCACGCCGTCGCCGCCGACCGCGGCGAGGCGGCCGCGCTCGCGATCGAGGCCGGCATCGACATCGAGCTGCCGACCGGTGACGCCTACCTGGCCCCGCTGGCGGAGAAGGTGCGCTCGGGCGAGGTCGACGAGGCGTTCGTCGATCGTGCCGTGCTGCGCGCGCTGCGCCAGAAGGAGGAGCTCGGCCTGCTCGACGCCGACGCCTTCGAGGACGAGCCGCCGGCGTCGATCGACCTCGACTCGCCCAAGCACCAGGACATCGCGCGGCGTCTCGCCGAGGAGTCGGTCGTGCTGCTGGCGAACGACGGCGTGCTGCCGCTCGGGCGCGGCACCGTGCCCGCACGCGTCGCCGTCATCGGCCCCAACGCGCACCGCACCGAGGCGCTCCAGGGCTGCTACTCGTTCGCCAACCACGTGCTCGCGCACTACCCGGACCACGAGCCGGGCTTCCACATCCCCACCGTGCACGAGGCGCTCGGCACCGCGTTCGCCGAGGCCGGGCTCGCCCAGCCCGAGCTCGTGCACGTCGAGGGCTGCGCCGTCGAGGGCGAGGACCGCAGCGGGTTCGGCGCCGCCGTCGAGGCCGCGGTCGGCGCCGACGTCGCCGTCGTCGTCGTGGGCGACCAGGCCGGCCTGTTCGGCCGCGGCACCGTAGGCGAGGGCAACGACTCCGAGTCGCTCGAGCTGCCGGGCGTCCAGCGGGAGCTCGTCGAGGCCGTCCTGGCCACCGGCACCCCCGTCGTCATGGTGCTGCTGACCGGACGCCCCTACGCGATCAACTGGGCGCTCGACGGCGTCGCGGGCCGTCGCCCCGGTGCCGTCCTGCAGGCGTTCTTCCCCGGCGAGGGCGGCGGCCTCGCGATCGCCGACGTGCTCACCGGGCGCGTCAACCCGTCGGGCCGGCTGCCGGTGTCGCTGCCGCGCTCGACCGGGTCTCAGCCGTACTCCTACCTGCACCCGATCCTGGGCGGGCCGTCGGACGTCACCTCGACCGACTCCACGCCGCTGCGCCCCTTCGGGTTCGGCCTGTCGTACACGACGTTCGCCTACACCGACCTCGTCGTCGACCGCACCGTCGCCGCGGGCGGCACCTTCACGGCGGCGGTGACCGTGACCAACACGGGCGACGTCGCAGGCACCGAGCCCGTGCAGCTCTACGGCCACGACGTCCTCGGGTCGATCACCCGGCCGGTCGCCCAGCTCCTGGGCTACCAGCGCGTGTCGCTCGACGCGGGCGCCTCGGCGCGCCTCACCTTCGAGGTGCCGACGACGCGGTTCGCGTTCTCGGACCGCCGCATGGTCAAGGTCGTCGAGCCGGGCGACGTCGAGGTGTGGGTCGCCTCGCACGCGACGGCGTCGGAGTCGACCGCGTCGGCACAGGAGTCGACGGGCGGCGCGATCACCAACGAGAAGGCGGCGACCCGGATCGAGATCCCGGGCGTGGCCACCGCGCGCGCGACCCTCACGATCGAGGGCCCGCTCCACGAGGTCACCAACGCCGACCCGCGTCGCGTCACGGCCACCGTGGCCTGA
- a CDS encoding RNA-binding S4 domain-containing protein: MRVDVWLWAVRLFKSRSAAATLLRAGRVRINGSPAKASTAVKPGDRVTWRETLRERDVEVVELLPKRVGAPLAVKAYTDHSPAVPPREERLAVGVRDRGTGRPTKRERREIDRLRGDRRG; the protein is encoded by the coding sequence GTGCGGGTGGACGTGTGGTTGTGGGCGGTGCGGCTGTTCAAGTCGCGCTCGGCCGCGGCCACCCTGCTGCGGGCCGGGCGGGTGCGCATCAACGGATCCCCTGCGAAGGCGTCCACCGCCGTCAAGCCCGGCGACCGCGTGACCTGGCGCGAGACCCTGCGCGAGCGGGACGTCGAGGTCGTCGAGCTGCTGCCCAAGCGCGTCGGCGCGCCCCTCGCCGTCAAGGCCTACACCGACCACAGCCCGGCCGTGCCGCCGCGCGAGGAGCGGCTCGCCGTCGGCGTCCGGGACCGCGGGACGGGCCGGCCGACCAAGCGCGAACGACGCGAGATCGACCGGCTGCGAGGGGACCGGCGCGGCTGA
- a CDS encoding 1-acyl-sn-glycerol-3-phosphate acyltransferase encodes MARPSLSRAIASVFWRLSRWTPVDEDFPRQPGIVLGAPHTSNWDFVHMLALAWRNDAPIRWLGKHTLFAGWRGPLMRRLGGIAVDRAHPHRVVEEVLAEVAAGRVFHLIITPDGTRSASGPWKSGFYRIAREAHLPVTLGFVDRTTMTLGVGPTIDLTGDVPADMDVIRAFYADKAGHDPSKRREPRLANENGASEKGAGEKGASEKGAGENDTGEGRP; translated from the coding sequence TTCTGGCGGCTGAGCCGCTGGACACCCGTCGACGAGGACTTCCCGCGGCAGCCCGGCATCGTGCTGGGTGCCCCGCACACCTCCAACTGGGACTTCGTGCACATGCTGGCCCTCGCGTGGCGCAACGACGCCCCGATCCGCTGGCTCGGCAAGCACACGCTGTTCGCCGGGTGGCGAGGCCCGCTCATGCGCCGCCTGGGCGGCATCGCCGTCGACCGAGCCCACCCGCACCGGGTCGTCGAGGAGGTGCTGGCCGAGGTCGCCGCGGGACGCGTGTTCCACCTGATCATCACGCCCGACGGGACGCGCTCGGCGTCGGGCCCGTGGAAGAGCGGGTTCTACCGCATCGCCCGTGAGGCACACCTGCCGGTCACGCTGGGCTTCGTCGACCGCACGACGATGACCCTGGGCGTCGGCCCGACGATCGACCTCACGGGCGACGTCCCCGCCGACATGGACGTGATCCGCGCCTTCTACGCCGACAAGGCGGGCCACGACCCGTCGAAGCGCCGCGAGCCACGCCTCGCAAACGAGAACGGGGCAAGCGAGAAGGGGGCGGGCGAGAAGGGGGCGAGCGAGAAGGGGGCGGGCGAGAACGACACGGGCGAGGGCCGGCCGTAG
- a CDS encoding GAF domain-containing protein, with amino-acid sequence MEHGREQTAGSSDVDVLLEAVLAVGRGLELGTTLQRLVQAAADLTGARYAALGILDAESRIGQFLTVGMDAEQVHAVGDYPTGRGILGELIRHPHPLRLHDLTTDPRAAGFPPNHPEMHTFLGVPLRVHGSPFGNLYLTGKRGGGDFTDADQRRIEALAAAASIAVENVRLYDDALLRERWAVASDEISRRLLAGDAPDDVLELVALHAANVARADVAALTVQGQDGLEVRATVGTCDVRGTVMPPDGSFAAEVYDSGLPVVVADAAADPRSSVAFEAAHVTIGPFAALPLGDPGATRGVLSVGRERGRLAFSPVVVDALRAFASQAAVALELAERRRDAEHLAVMRDRDRIARDLHDLAIQRLFATGLGLQGVARRLERAGDTVDAERVASAVDEVDETISLIRTTIRGLQPPAGGDRRVGVRSRVIAEVETASRTLGFAPALRFEGPVDTLVPPTTANHLVAVVRESLSNVARHAHARHVDVLLVAGDAVVLTVSDDGIGIPRTRR; translated from the coding sequence GTGGAGCACGGGCGAGAGCAGACCGCCGGCTCGAGCGACGTCGACGTCCTCCTCGAGGCCGTCCTCGCCGTCGGGCGCGGGCTTGAGCTGGGCACCACGCTGCAGCGGCTCGTCCAGGCGGCAGCCGACCTCACCGGCGCGCGCTACGCCGCGCTCGGCATCCTCGACGCCGAGTCGCGCATCGGGCAGTTCCTCACCGTCGGGATGGACGCCGAGCAGGTGCACGCCGTCGGCGACTACCCGACGGGGCGCGGCATCCTCGGCGAGCTGATCCGCCACCCGCACCCGTTGCGCCTGCACGATCTCACCACCGATCCGCGCGCCGCCGGCTTCCCGCCGAACCACCCCGAGATGCACACGTTCCTCGGGGTGCCGCTGCGCGTCCACGGCTCCCCGTTCGGCAACCTGTACCTCACGGGCAAGCGCGGCGGCGGCGACTTCACCGACGCCGACCAGCGCCGCATCGAGGCGCTCGCCGCGGCCGCGAGCATCGCCGTCGAGAACGTACGCCTGTACGACGACGCGCTGCTGCGCGAGCGCTGGGCCGTGGCGAGCGACGAGATCTCGCGGCGCCTGCTCGCCGGCGACGCCCCCGACGACGTGCTCGAGCTCGTCGCCCTGCACGCCGCGAACGTCGCGCGCGCCGACGTGGCCGCGCTGACCGTCCAGGGGCAGGACGGCCTGGAGGTCCGTGCGACGGTCGGGACCTGCGACGTGCGGGGGACGGTCATGCCGCCCGACGGCTCGTTCGCCGCGGAGGTCTACGACTCGGGGCTGCCCGTGGTGGTCGCCGACGCCGCCGCCGACCCGCGGTCGTCCGTCGCGTTCGAGGCCGCGCACGTCACGATCGGACCGTTCGCGGCGCTCCCCCTGGGCGACCCGGGTGCGACGCGCGGGGTCCTGTCGGTGGGCCGCGAACGCGGCAGGCTCGCCTTCTCCCCGGTGGTCGTCGACGCGCTGCGGGCGTTCGCCTCCCAGGCGGCCGTCGCGCTCGAGCTCGCGGAGCGGCGCCGCGACGCCGAGCACCTGGCGGTCATGCGCGACCGCGACCGCATCGCTCGTGACCTGCACGACCTGGCCATCCAGCGTCTGTTCGCGACGGGCCTCGGCCTGCAGGGCGTGGCCCGGCGGCTGGAGCGCGCCGGTGACACCGTCGACGCCGAACGCGTCGCGTCCGCCGTCGACGAGGTCGACGAGACCATCAGCCTCATCCGCACCACGATCCGGGGCCTGCAACCCCCGGCCGGCGGCGACCGCCGTGTCGGCGTGCGCTCACGCGTCATCGCGGAGGTCGAGACCGCCTCGCGCACGCTCGGGTTCGCGCCCGCGCTGCGGTTCGAGGGCCCGGTCGACACGCTCGTGCCGCCGACGACGGCGAACCACCTGGTCGCCGTGGTGCGCGAGAGCCTGTCGAACGTCGCCCGGCACGCGCACGCGCGGCACGTCGACGTCCTGCTGGTCGCCGGGGACGCCGTGGTCCTCACGGTGTCCGACGACGGCATCGGGATCCCCCGGACGCGACGCTGA